A genomic region of Ensifer sp. PDNC004 contains the following coding sequences:
- a CDS encoding GNAT family N-acetyltransferase has protein sequence MDEVFEPTEDSSALAAVGQERGLRVRLLEERDTEAVRDIIKQHHSTTVFRDQTFSDWKLNEHFNTILSRPPRMVCPVAILDGRPIGVAWAIADSYMLTDGPLFVTVHVIAVDLTASPVRRAKVFLALVAAVRHWAATLNASHSFIHVTTGSNIKATDRLMKAAGAEYVGGAYVA, from the coding sequence ATGGACGAAGTGTTTGAACCAACTGAAGATTCGAGTGCTTTGGCGGCGGTTGGGCAGGAACGCGGCCTCCGCGTGCGGCTTCTTGAGGAGCGCGACACGGAAGCAGTGCGCGACATCATCAAGCAGCACCACTCTACGACTGTGTTTCGCGATCAGACCTTTTCCGATTGGAAGCTGAATGAACACTTCAATACCATCCTGTCGCGTCCGCCGCGCATGGTTTGCCCGGTTGCGATTCTGGACGGCAGGCCCATTGGAGTCGCCTGGGCAATTGCCGACTCGTATATGCTGACCGATGGTCCGCTCTTCGTCACGGTACATGTCATTGCGGTTGATCTGACCGCGTCGCCGGTGAGAAGGGCCAAAGTGTTTCTGGCGCTCGTGGCGGCGGTTCGGCACTGGGCAGCGACGCTCAATGCCAGCCACTCGTTTATCCATGTCACGACCGGATCTAACATCAAAGCAACCGATCGGCTTATGAAGGCTGCTGGAGCCGAGTATGTTGGCGGCGCTTATGTCGCCTAA
- a CDS encoding Hint domain-containing protein, with translation MVSASDFNFAKNGAYSHYGVGTRIQLGEVVGKTAQGQPKYDPNDQALVSYYEKTGLLSRESYIWGHQTYRIVGTATVLSDGKLRVVGELRPYDGNFDFQINGNLIDLARVPAYVATIAMFNGNPFATGTVGLTFVGGPGRIINEVVDPNAKCFPAGTLIRIGLDKDIPIEDLRVGDTVVAFDPADPFGELSFQRVARLFRNTTTEWVHLKWFEDGLPRELVATPGHQFLDRSGNFLPLHEMMEGGKATVVLETGALVDVAAEKIVYTAENRHLFEHTTAAGIGPGEAGGWQTYNFEVEKLHTYVAGGVRVHNLSEAWAHELNKGIAAFQHAVNVAKVPVEYAASLGRGAMGVEDFGGRNAVGFTSAGRAITLDRAVLEKSIAENGGKNASPAARAEAAARAAMAAGHNRTDALAAAFREAELAGANTNDAGLHARLDRATLPGSSGSSGKGGGGESSTAARTPTKSTSMSGTTSATKNTSNQSSSGKGGGGESTSRTPSKTTNSSSKNTSQSKGGGRGANGKPVLLDLDGNGFSVTGRHDSNLFLDIGGDGYKHRSAWVGAGDGVLMVDADGDGKISNRKEIVFTDWDPSADNDMQALRQVFDTNGNGLLDAGDAQWTSFKVMVTNPDGTITAKTLSQLGIQSIDLRVDQTKIVYDDGSSIDGQTTFTRTDGSKGTAATATLTYDQDGYQVSEATSTDGAGNRTVTTRAHSKDGALKSETARTVSADGLTVTARFDQNGDGVVDRILTDVTVVNADGSQTRTETNRNGGGVLIDSTTTVKNSDGATVTISRDERGGGYTTQRETQVKAADNSLTITVQELGQDGTLIKQMVTSHSVDRLTRTMRQDANGDSYFERSVATETIYNADGSRIERNSVRGGDGNLLSRTQTTISADNRSRTETVDADGDGLNDYTTTSSTSRDSNGTTTVVETSSARDNSVFGKVTTTVSADGLTKTSAADQNGDGATDRATSDVTVVAADGTRTRTMRATAQSGKLLSQSVEQRAADGLVGTITNDVNGDGATDQVVAVTRDAAGIVIETTTNQSTDGTLLSRTVKTTSADRTSSTTQLDRYGRNTFDEIVVDTTTRNAGGTATRTIERRSENNTLISKSVETTSADGLSVSVATDVNGDGLVDQTASNTKVLNADGSQSITVENRSGNGTLLGRETTSINADRSETVVEKDLDGDGRADFWERTTQSSNGAQMVDSHNYADGMLISKKFLYVSVDGLFKQEFDDVNGDWSNDFVTETFTMLHNNGGNTVSTKKVSANNTLLNRSKVTTSGNGLSVTQENDVNGDGVIDSTVTKTNVIENNGAKTVTQSTTAGTSLVSRATVATSANGLASRTTSDLNGDGVVDNTITQWKTLNADGSTYEATESHAANGGLLARTETNTSSDGKLIGQGIDDDGNGVVDQWIEERINNNGERSRSVAEFSASGTALSSSLTLVSANRLMTTKSFELTGDSGWDLHRRTQTSISANGQTTRFDDEYSGSWALRERTMTIVSADSLTKEVIYSDANYNTLRAYNDITRIHQDGTTQRDIVYFRNADWTRESHVGTWTSADKRTVSVTKDFDGDGVRDQSDFTQIYNNGTRHRVLSDYHADGQTVARQTIIDTSANGLNQSYTYDFDGTGGADALVTKNTVIGSDGSRTVTTDYSNRENGAWVLKGREVASTSGNGLTETLQWDDTGAGTFNRRQSKATVLNADGSRTITDQQSANGQNFRTLTTTASANGFVTSKQLDVDGNGSIEEQQTDTKVLNADGTLTRTVASTGANAATLSTVTTATSADGKTVTVQDISGIDGVAARTTVAVTRERADGGTVRIDSIRNGANQLIERITTTVSDDKRLVQIERDTNGDGQVDQSEQTVTIVDGRRVSTLTNFANGTVTGRMTTTEAPDGLSSVIEIDRNADGTIDTRKAQQNGYFADGSREIVVTETDLRAGKLRSKTTKTTSADGKTYVETTDVDGDGVVDQTVRETILSSGVRQTSVTNNVGARKADQKQNDETYWNDKVPAATQTTTSADGLVKTTAIDVDGDGRFEVSMDVKTRIDGSVITTVVETNGDGSVKSRGLYEVSHDGAVSLFRRDANNDGFYELVETTTKRSSGGVERTTVTRENTGAVTKSAETTVDSFGNILRSKTVDGAGRTLEEQTRATNGTSTRTTYVAATGAVRVTEVFDAFDIIRSATHHDPANAETWSRVEQTFDVAGVKTLEKQFLDDGTTADLHYRASDGLIYESRTFAANGALTSVTVYDAQGRRTSTVLHDPLSQQPWTRVEQTFDTAGVKTLEKQFLDDNTRAELYYRAAGGLIYESRTFAANGALTSLTVYDAQGRKTSTVIHDPLSQQTWLRIEQTFDAAGVKTLEKQFFDNGTRTEVIFRAAGGVIQEAQNFAADGNLLSRTYYDGAGRESGAVIYDPYNQNAWSRVEQTIDTAGVKTLEKQFHDNNTRTDLYYRSPGGQLYEARIFSAAGVMTARTDYDWASNQSWIRREHLVDAQGRITQTATINDNGSSVVEAFDPANAHGWSQITQVFNGANAMESQVSRWDDGSTETTTYNVYNNQPWARLVQAKTAGGALISEAAYQADNSRFVKLWDANNNQTWSYIEQRVNGANAVERQMNRWDDGSSETTTFNLYNNQPWARLVEARNAGGALMSEAAYQGDNSRFVKHWDGNNNQTWSYIEQRVNGANAVEWQMNRWDDGWTETTTYNVYNNQPWARFVEVKNPSGALISTTAHQADNSRHAKYWDPTNAQPYSYVEQYLNAQGEVTAEYRRSDDGSFVETRANGQGTARQLATFDPNYYLAMNPDIANGWHAPAIDHYNQFGWKEGRRPNAWFDGNYYLQQNADVRNAGLNPFEHWRQNGYAEGRAPHDGYQRFDGRAQSDLAALNEQLFATIQGDRIGAMRSYARNTYNLIDRDNDRSRPRYPPDVIWTLRNVGWNYDDRAVLSMYPQYVANRFGMVSKPVILDLDGDNHIDLRMFSPAEFEAGNGPRFDWDSDGIADGTAWVGPNDGWLTIDLAADGSAGPDGMINQAKELAFTLWKTGDELAQEQADITDLEALRLVFDTNGNNQLDAGDTRWSEFRVWRDTNQNGVSEAGELRTLAEADISLIGLVPSAAGARDFADGSAITGSSSYLKGNGTTALVGDVKVTTRPSSFELGTA, from the coding sequence TTGGTATCTGCATCGGACTTCAACTTTGCAAAAAACGGTGCGTATTCTCATTACGGCGTCGGTACGAGAATACAGCTTGGCGAGGTTGTTGGAAAAACCGCTCAGGGACAACCAAAATATGATCCGAACGACCAAGCGTTGGTCAGCTATTATGAAAAAACTGGATTACTGTCACGTGAATCATACATTTGGGGTCACCAAACCTACAGAATAGTCGGCACGGCAACAGTCCTGTCCGACGGAAAACTTAGGGTCGTTGGCGAATTACGCCCCTATGACGGGAATTTTGATTTCCAAATAAACGGCAACTTGATCGATCTCGCGAGGGTTCCGGCTTACGTAGCAACCATCGCGATGTTCAATGGAAATCCTTTCGCGACTGGAACAGTTGGCCTCACGTTTGTTGGTGGCCCTGGTAGAATTATTAATGAAGTTGTTGATCCAAATGCTAAATGTTTTCCAGCTGGCACCTTGATTCGTATAGGTTTGGATAAGGATATACCTATCGAGGACCTTCGTGTTGGTGACACGGTGGTCGCGTTTGACCCTGCAGACCCATTTGGCGAGCTTTCATTTCAGCGAGTAGCGCGGCTTTTTCGCAATACGACAACCGAGTGGGTCCATCTGAAATGGTTTGAGGATGGTTTGCCGCGTGAACTGGTCGCAACACCCGGTCACCAATTTCTAGACAGATCTGGGAACTTCTTGCCGCTTCATGAAATGATGGAGGGAGGCAAGGCGACCGTTGTACTCGAAACGGGTGCTTTGGTGGACGTAGCGGCTGAAAAGATAGTTTACACGGCCGAAAACAGACATCTGTTTGAACACACTACAGCCGCGGGAATCGGGCCAGGTGAGGCCGGCGGATGGCAGACGTATAACTTTGAAGTCGAAAAACTCCATACCTACGTCGCTGGAGGTGTACGGGTTCACAATCTATCTGAAGCTTGGGCTCACGAACTTAACAAGGGCATTGCTGCGTTTCAGCATGCGGTGAACGTTGCTAAAGTCCCTGTGGAGTACGCGGCAAGTCTAGGCCGCGGGGCTATGGGCGTGGAGGACTTTGGCGGCCGCAATGCCGTAGGCTTCACGTCCGCGGGTCGGGCCATCACGCTCGACCGGGCCGTCTTAGAGAAATCTATTGCAGAAAACGGGGGCAAGAACGCAAGTCCGGCGGCCCGCGCAGAGGCCGCTGCACGCGCTGCAATGGCCGCGGGACATAACCGCACCGATGCGCTCGCTGCTGCATTCCGGGAAGCAGAACTCGCTGGCGCAAACACAAACGATGCCGGCCTTCACGCGCGCTTGGATCGCGCCACGCTACCTGGAAGCAGCGGATCGTCAGGCAAGGGTGGCGGCGGTGAGAGTTCAACAGCGGCCAGGACCCCGACCAAATCGACATCCATGTCCGGAACAACGTCAGCGACGAAGAACACTTCGAACCAAAGCTCGTCCGGCAAAGGTGGTGGTGGCGAAAGCACCAGCCGCACCCCTTCGAAGACGACCAACAGTTCTTCAAAAAACACCAGCCAGTCGAAGGGCGGCGGGCGCGGGGCGAACGGCAAACCCGTGCTTCTGGATCTGGACGGCAACGGATTCAGTGTTACCGGCCGCCACGACTCGAACCTGTTCCTCGATATCGGCGGTGATGGATACAAGCATCGCAGCGCCTGGGTGGGGGCCGGCGACGGCGTCCTGATGGTTGATGCGGACGGCGATGGCAAGATTTCCAACCGCAAGGAGATTGTGTTCACGGACTGGGATCCGTCGGCTGACAACGATATGCAGGCGCTGCGACAGGTCTTTGACACCAACGGCAATGGCTTGCTCGATGCCGGCGACGCGCAGTGGACCTCCTTCAAGGTCATGGTAACCAATCCGGATGGGACGATCACGGCGAAAACGCTTTCGCAGCTGGGCATCCAGTCGATCGATCTTCGTGTCGACCAGACGAAGATCGTCTACGACGACGGGTCTTCGATTGATGGCCAGACGACGTTTACGCGCACCGATGGAAGTAAGGGCACAGCGGCAACTGCCACGCTGACCTATGACCAGGATGGTTACCAGGTTAGCGAAGCGACATCGACGGATGGCGCTGGAAACAGGACGGTCACCACGCGCGCCCATTCTAAGGACGGTGCGCTCAAATCCGAAACTGCGCGGACCGTGAGCGCTGATGGTTTGACGGTCACCGCCCGGTTCGATCAGAACGGCGACGGCGTCGTCGACCGGATCTTGACGGACGTGACCGTCGTCAATGCGGATGGAAGCCAGACGCGCACGGAAACAAACCGCAACGGCGGCGGCGTCCTGATTGACAGTACAACCACCGTCAAGAACAGCGACGGCGCGACCGTCACGATTTCGCGCGACGAGCGCGGCGGCGGCTACACGACGCAACGGGAAACGCAGGTCAAAGCGGCCGACAACTCCCTGACAATCACCGTGCAGGAACTTGGCCAGGATGGCACGCTGATCAAGCAGATGGTCACCTCACATAGCGTCGACCGACTGACGCGCACCATGCGGCAGGACGCAAACGGTGACTCCTATTTTGAGCGCAGCGTTGCGACAGAGACGATCTACAATGCGGATGGCAGCCGGATTGAACGCAATTCCGTGCGCGGCGGTGACGGCAATCTTCTGTCGAGAACACAGACGACCATTAGCGCGGACAATCGTTCGAGAACCGAAACCGTCGATGCCGATGGCGACGGCCTGAACGACTACACGACCACCTCGTCTACAAGCCGCGACAGCAATGGAACAACCACGGTTGTCGAGACCTCATCGGCCCGCGACAACAGCGTGTTCGGCAAGGTCACGACGACTGTCAGCGCCGATGGCCTGACGAAAACCAGCGCGGCGGACCAGAATGGCGACGGCGCAACAGACCGCGCAACATCAGACGTAACTGTCGTTGCGGCCGACGGTACGCGAACGCGCACGATGCGGGCGACCGCACAATCTGGCAAGCTTCTGTCCCAATCGGTTGAGCAGCGCGCGGCCGACGGCCTGGTTGGGACGATCACCAACGACGTGAATGGTGATGGCGCGACCGACCAGGTGGTTGCCGTGACCCGCGATGCGGCCGGCATTGTCATCGAGACGACTACCAACCAAAGCACCGACGGCACGTTGTTGTCTCGCACCGTGAAAACCACGAGTGCCGACCGCACCTCGAGCACGACGCAGCTTGACCGATACGGGCGCAACACCTTCGACGAAATCGTTGTCGACACAACGACCCGGAACGCAGGCGGTACCGCGACCCGAACGATTGAACGCAGGAGCGAGAACAACACGCTCATATCAAAGTCGGTCGAGACAACCAGCGCAGATGGGCTCTCTGTTTCCGTTGCAACCGACGTTAATGGCGATGGCCTGGTGGATCAGACCGCCTCGAACACAAAGGTACTGAATGCCGATGGCAGCCAGTCGATCACGGTGGAGAACCGGAGCGGCAATGGAACTTTGCTCGGTAGAGAAACCACGTCCATCAATGCCGATCGCTCGGAAACGGTCGTGGAGAAGGATCTCGATGGCGATGGGCGGGCCGACTTCTGGGAGCGCACGACGCAATCGAGCAATGGCGCGCAGATGGTTGACAGCCACAACTACGCCGACGGCATGCTGATTTCAAAGAAGTTCCTCTATGTGAGCGTCGACGGCTTGTTCAAGCAGGAGTTCGACGACGTCAATGGCGACTGGTCGAATGACTTCGTCACAGAAACGTTCACGATGCTGCACAACAATGGCGGCAACACGGTCTCCACAAAGAAGGTCTCCGCCAACAACACCCTGCTCAACCGAAGCAAAGTGACGACGAGCGGCAACGGCCTCTCCGTGACCCAGGAAAACGATGTCAATGGCGACGGCGTCATCGACAGCACGGTTACCAAGACAAACGTGATTGAAAACAACGGCGCGAAGACCGTGACCCAGTCGACGACGGCGGGTACGAGCCTCGTCTCGCGCGCGACCGTAGCGACATCGGCGAACGGCCTGGCGTCACGGACGACTTCGGACCTCAACGGTGACGGCGTTGTCGACAACACGATAACCCAATGGAAAACGCTGAACGCAGACGGTTCCACCTATGAGGCCACCGAAAGTCATGCGGCGAACGGCGGTCTGCTCGCCCGCACCGAAACCAACACGAGCTCGGATGGAAAGCTGATCGGCCAGGGGATCGACGATGACGGCAACGGGGTCGTTGATCAGTGGATCGAAGAGCGTATCAACAACAACGGAGAGCGGTCGCGCTCGGTGGCGGAGTTCAGCGCTTCCGGAACCGCATTGAGTTCCAGCCTGACGCTCGTCTCGGCAAACAGGCTGATGACGACGAAGAGCTTCGAGCTTACCGGCGACAGCGGCTGGGATCTGCATCGCCGGACGCAGACCAGCATTAGCGCCAATGGTCAGACGACGCGGTTCGATGATGAGTACTCTGGCAGTTGGGCCCTAAGGGAACGGACAATGACGATTGTCAGCGCCGACAGCCTGACGAAGGAGGTGATCTACTCTGACGCCAACTACAACACGTTGCGGGCCTACAACGACATCACCAGAATCCATCAGGATGGAACCACCCAGCGCGACATCGTCTATTTCCGCAATGCGGATTGGACGCGGGAAAGCCATGTCGGCACCTGGACGAGCGCCGACAAGCGGACCGTCTCGGTGACCAAGGATTTCGATGGCGACGGTGTCCGTGACCAGAGCGATTTTACCCAAATTTACAACAATGGTACTCGGCATCGGGTGCTGTCGGACTATCACGCCGACGGTCAGACGGTGGCCCGGCAGACGATCATCGACACCAGCGCCAACGGGCTCAATCAGTCGTACACCTACGACTTCGACGGGACCGGCGGTGCAGACGCCCTGGTCACGAAGAACACCGTGATCGGTTCGGACGGCAGCAGAACCGTCACGACGGACTACAGCAACAGAGAAAACGGCGCGTGGGTCCTGAAGGGGCGGGAAGTCGCTTCGACCAGCGGCAACGGGCTTACCGAGACCCTGCAATGGGATGATACGGGAGCTGGTACGTTCAATCGTCGGCAAAGCAAGGCAACTGTGCTCAATGCTGACGGCTCGCGGACGATCACCGACCAGCAGTCTGCGAACGGGCAGAACTTCCGCACTCTCACGACGACCGCTTCCGCCAACGGCTTCGTCACGTCCAAGCAACTTGATGTTGACGGCAATGGGTCGATTGAAGAGCAGCAGACCGACACCAAGGTACTGAATGCGGATGGAACGCTGACGCGCACCGTTGCGTCGACTGGGGCAAATGCCGCGACCCTTTCGACCGTGACGACGGCGACCAGCGCCGATGGCAAGACGGTCACTGTTCAGGACATCTCCGGCATCGACGGTGTCGCGGCCCGCACGACCGTGGCAGTGACACGGGAAAGGGCGGACGGCGGCACGGTCAGGATCGACAGCATCCGCAATGGGGCCAACCAGCTCATCGAACGGATTACGACCACTGTCTCTGACGACAAGCGCCTGGTGCAGATCGAACGAGACACCAACGGCGACGGCCAGGTGGACCAGAGCGAGCAAACCGTGACCATCGTCGATGGTCGTCGCGTCTCAACTCTGACGAATTTCGCCAACGGTACGGTGACGGGCAGAATGACCACGACGGAAGCTCCGGACGGGCTGTCTTCGGTGATTGAGATTGACCGGAACGCGGACGGCACGATCGATACACGGAAAGCCCAGCAGAATGGATACTTTGCCGACGGCAGCCGTGAGATCGTCGTCACCGAGACCGATCTCAGGGCAGGAAAGCTCCGCTCCAAGACGACCAAAACCACAAGCGCTGACGGCAAGACCTACGTCGAAACTACGGATGTGGACGGCGACGGCGTCGTTGATCAGACCGTGCGCGAGACCATCCTTTCGTCCGGTGTGCGACAGACGTCGGTCACCAACAATGTGGGTGCGCGCAAGGCGGACCAGAAACAGAACGACGAAACCTATTGGAACGACAAGGTTCCCGCGGCGACCCAGACGACCACTTCGGCGGATGGCCTCGTCAAGACCACGGCTATCGATGTCGATGGTGACGGTCGCTTCGAGGTTTCGATGGACGTCAAGACTCGGATCGACGGCAGCGTCATCACGACCGTCGTCGAAACGAACGGCGACGGCAGCGTCAAGTCGCGTGGTCTCTATGAGGTCAGCCACGATGGGGCGGTAAGCCTCTTTAGAAGAGACGCCAACAACGACGGCTTCTACGAGCTGGTGGAGACCACGACGAAGCGCAGCAGTGGCGGCGTCGAACGGACAACCGTGACCAGGGAAAACACCGGTGCGGTGACCAAGAGTGCTGAGACCACGGTAGATTCGTTCGGGAACATTCTCCGCAGCAAGACGGTGGATGGCGCGGGGCGCACCCTTGAGGAGCAAACCCGAGCGACGAATGGCACATCGACCCGCACCACCTACGTGGCGGCCACGGGTGCGGTTCGTGTGACAGAGGTGTTCGACGCGTTCGACATCATCCGCAGCGCCACCCATCATGATCCGGCCAACGCCGAAACGTGGTCGCGCGTTGAGCAGACCTTCGACGTGGCTGGCGTCAAGACGCTCGAAAAGCAGTTCCTCGACGACGGAACCACGGCGGACCTCCACTATCGCGCATCCGACGGCCTGATCTATGAGTCGCGGACCTTTGCCGCCAATGGGGCGCTGACCTCGGTAACGGTCTATGATGCACAGGGGCGCCGGACAAGCACCGTGCTCCATGACCCCCTGAGCCAGCAGCCGTGGACGCGCGTCGAGCAGACCTTCGATACGGCGGGCGTGAAAACGCTTGAGAAGCAGTTCCTCGACGACAACACTAGGGCGGAGCTCTACTATCGCGCGGCTGGCGGGCTCATTTATGAGTCCCGGACCTTTGCCGCCAATGGAGCGTTGACCTCGCTCACCGTCTACGATGCGCAAGGACGAAAGACGAGCACGGTCATCCACGATCCGCTGAGCCAGCAGACGTGGCTGCGGATTGAGCAAACGTTTGACGCTGCAGGCGTGAAGACACTCGAGAAGCAGTTCTTCGACAACGGCACCCGCACGGAAGTGATCTTCCGAGCGGCAGGTGGCGTCATTCAGGAGGCGCAGAACTTCGCCGCCGACGGCAATCTGCTGTCGAGAACGTATTACGATGGCGCTGGCCGCGAATCCGGAGCGGTGATCTACGATCCCTATAATCAGAACGCCTGGTCGCGCGTCGAGCAGACCATCGATACGGCGGGCGTCAAGACTTTGGAAAAGCAGTTCCACGATAACAACACAAGAACGGACCTCTACTACCGTTCGCCCGGTGGTCAGCTCTATGAAGCCCGGATCTTCTCGGCCGCAGGCGTGATGACTGCGAGAACCGACTACGACTGGGCGAGCAATCAGTCCTGGATCCGACGCGAGCATCTCGTCGATGCACAGGGCCGCATAACCCAGACCGCCACCATCAATGACAATGGCTCGTCGGTGGTGGAAGCCTTCGATCCGGCGAACGCGCATGGCTGGTCGCAGATCACCCAGGTCTTCAATGGCGCCAACGCGATGGAATCGCAGGTCAGCCGCTGGGATGACGGGTCAACGGAGACGACGACCTACAATGTATACAACAACCAGCCGTGGGCACGTCTGGTTCAAGCAAAAACCGCAGGCGGGGCGCTCATCTCTGAAGCCGCTTATCAGGCCGACAATTCGCGGTTCGTGAAGCTCTGGGATGCGAACAACAACCAGACCTGGTCCTACATCGAGCAGCGGGTCAATGGTGCAAATGCCGTCGAGCGGCAGATGAACCGCTGGGACGATGGTTCGAGCGAGACGACGACGTTCAACCTCTACAACAATCAGCCCTGGGCCCGGCTTGTCGAAGCCAGGAACGCTGGCGGCGCGCTGATGTCAGAGGCCGCCTATCAAGGCGACAACTCGCGCTTCGTCAAGCATTGGGACGGCAACAACAACCAGACCTGGTCGTATATCGAACAGCGGGTCAACGGCGCGAACGCCGTCGAGTGGCAGATGAACCGCTGGGATGACGGCTGGACGGAGACAACGACATACAACGTTTATAACAATCAGCCCTGGGCACGTTTCGTAGAGGTCAAGAATCCAAGCGGGGCTTTGATCTCAACCACGGCCCATCAGGCCGACAACTCGCGGCACGCGAAGTACTGGGATCCTACCAACGCCCAACCGTATTCGTATGTCGAACAATATCTCAACGCTCAAGGCGAGGTCACAGCCGAGTACAGGCGGAGCGATGACGGTTCCTTCGTAGAGACACGCGCCAACGGTCAGGGTACGGCTCGCCAACTCGCCACCTTCGATCCCAATTACTACCTCGCGATGAATCCAGATATCGCGAACGGTTGGCATGCGCCGGCGATCGATCATTACAACCAGTTCGGTTGGAAGGAGGGGCGCCGGCCGAATGCCTGGTTTGACGGCAACTACTATCTGCAGCAGAACGCGGACGTCAGGAACGCTGGTCTCAATCCGTTCGAGCATTGGCGGCAAAATGGCTATGCCGAGGGGCGCGCGCCGCATGACGGATACCAGCGTTTTGACGGGCGCGCGCAGTCGGATCTAGCGGCGCTCAATGAACAGCTGTTTGCGACGATACAAGGCGACCGCATTGGGGCAATGCGTTCCTACGCCCGCAATACCTATAATCTGATCGACAGAGATAACGATCGTTCGAGACCCAGGTATCCCCCGGATGTAATATGGACACTCCGCAACGTCGGCTGGAACTACGACGACCGAGCCGTTCTCAGCATGTATCCGCAATATGTTGCCAACCGTTTTGGGATGGTGAGCAAACCGGTCATCCTTGATCTGGATGGTGACAACCATATCGATCTCAGGATGTTTTCGCCCGCTGAGTTCGAAGCAGGCAATGGTCCGCGGTTCGATTGGGACAGCGATGGGATTGCCGATGGCACCGCCTGGGTCGGTCCAAACGATGGCTGGCTGACGATCGACCTTGCGGCCGATGGCAGTGCAGGGCCGGACGGGATGATCAACCAGGCCAAGGAGCTGGCGTTCACCTTGTGGAAGACGGGTGATGAACTGGCGCAGGAGCAGGCCGACATCACTGACCTGGAGGCGTTGCGGCTGGTGTTCGACACCAACGGCAACAACCAGCTCGATGCGGGCGACACACGTTGGAGCGAATTCCGAGTTTGGCGCGACACCAATCAAAATGGTGTCTCCGAGGCTGGCGAACTTCGGACCCTGGCTGAGGCAGACATAAGCCTGATCGGACTCGTCCCGTCGGCTGCAGGTGCACGCGACTTCGCCGACGGTTCGGCGATCACGGGCTCGAGCAGCTATCTGAAGGGCAACGGTACGACGGCTCTTGTTGGCGACGTGAAGGTTACGACCCGTCCGTCAAGCTTTGAGCTGGGGACAGCCTGA